Part of the Phacochoerus africanus isolate WHEZ1 chromosome 8, ROS_Pafr_v1, whole genome shotgun sequence genome is shown below.
cccaaattttcCTGGCAGTGTCTGATAATAAAGAATCTTGAAGATACCGGCATGTTAACTGGAACGGTGCTTTAGAATAAGACCTGATACCAGTAAAGCTATCTTCATCTGTGATTGTGGAGCTACAGAGTTGGAAGGGAAACAGTATGGGAAAAGGCAAGCCGAAAGAACCATGTACTTCTTTAGATGGAAACATTGacctttgttttttggtattctgtttgtttatttgtttgctttgttaatgttggtgcctggcacataagtgACCAATAAAAGACTcttggatggaaggatggatagatagatcaatagatagatcgatagatagatagattctaAAGTAGATCATATTAATAGTTATACGAAGAacacacccattcatgataaaaactcatcaAACTAGAGTAGAAAAGAACTCATTCCTATGAAAAACTTATGTATATCATACTTATCACTGAAGGCTTTTTCTAAGAttaagaggcaagaatatactgtctcacaacttttattcaacaaaaacgctaaaaaagaaaggaaatgcataaatactggaaataaaaaagtaaaattgatgATCTGCCAATGATAGGAtcctaatcctaaccctaaccctaaaaaaGCTGTAAAACAATTATTACAACTATTTAGCAAAGATGCAGAGCACAAGGTCAgcaatacaaaaatcaattatatttctacattttaGCAATGAACACCTGGAAAATGAATTTGTATTATagttatgtaaaaatatttttaataaatatgcaaGATTTCTACTGTGAAAATTACAGTATGTTGCTTAGATAAAATAAGGATTTAAATAAACGATTATGCTTATGGATGAAAGACTATTAAAATGTCCTTTCCAATTGATctttattgattgattggttgattttttttagggccgcactcaggacatatggaggttcccaggctagggggcaaattggagctacagctgccagcctccgccacagccacagcaatgcaggatgcgagccaagtctgtgacctacaccacagcacatgccaatgccagattcttaacccagtgagcaaggccacagatcgaacctgcaacctcatggttcctagtcagatttgtttctgctgcaccacgtcaggaactcctccAACTGATCtttagattcaatgaaattcttGTCAATCTtgggaaacattttaaagaaatagaaaaactgattttaaaaattttatgaaaagacAGAGCACTTGTggtagccaaaacaatcttgaaaaacaggaatgggagttcccgtcgtggctcagtggttaacgaatccgactaagaaccatgaggttgcgggttcgattcctggccttgctcagtgggttgaggatctggcgttgccatgagctgtggtgtagattgctgctgtggctccgagCTATGTGTCGagctatggctcggatcccgctgttgctgtggctctggcgtaggtggcagctacagctctgattcgacccctagcctgggaacctccatatgcctcgggagcggcccaagaaatggcaaaaagacaaaaaaaaaggagtcaactgtatatgcattttacattttaaaaatactaggcAAATACGGGTTAGCACTTCTCAAACTAGTTTCTGCTACTCTAGGCTTGAGAGAATGATAAGTtgattgcaaatgatgcaaactAGGTTTCACTGTAgtctgagaaatttaaaatatgttgctTTTGCATTGGAGGTATCAATATgaaattgtagattttttaatatatgtataaagatCCAGGTAGatagaaaagtgtgtgtgtgtgtgtatgtgtgtgttttctgttctAGCTCTGTCCATTGCCTATAAGCAATGACATAAGTAGCAATGAATACATATAGTGCCGAGATTTTGATTTCTAAATACCATTATCTACTAAAGGGAACCATGTGCCTTTGAACCAGAGCCTACTTTCAGTGCTGGAGCAGAGAACATTTTTGTGTGCTAGAAAATAAGGAAGTGCTCAAGTAATTACAGATACATGGGTACACTGGAGGCAGTGTGAAGGGGGAATGATCCAATTGCCAAATATGGGACAGTTAAACATCGAATAAATGATAGGATTGATTACAATCCATTggataaaaaaaattccatgactCAATAGTGATATAAACAGGTGAATAaatagaggagaaaggaaagttaTTCCTTGGAATGGAATGCTAATTAATCAGTATAAACATTAGAATTAGAAAATCATCAATGATTCTTTAAAAGCACTCCGAGAAAGTTTAATAGGAAACAAGATATTTACATACAAGGTTTCTTATTACATGGGGAAAACTGGCAGATAACATCTTAATGATCAAAATGCATATCAATGAAATTGTGACAAACCAGTATTATGTGCCTCAAGTTATCTTGCTCTCAAAGGATACAGCATCACTTTTGCAATATTTATGGCAAAACTCCCACATGACTTCATCATTGGAAAATATCAGGTAAACCCAAATTGACAGATATTCTACAAAAATAACTAGCTTATGCTCttgaaaaatgtcaaggtcaagagaaagaaaattgagaaacCGTTCTAGATAAGAGAGACTAAAGAGATGTGACAATTAAATGCAATGAGTGATCCAGgattggggtggggatgggggtgaggaTTGACTATAAAGGACATTACTGAGTCCGAGTGAGAACATTCCAGAGAGCTGTTGCGCAGCCATTGGTACCTGTATTGGGGAAACAAAGCATACAAGCAAGAAGCTTACAGCCTCAGTGGCGAAAAATTTTTCATGTCAGAGACCGAGAACTCTTGCAGTCGTTTATGTCACCCCTTCTTCTCCAGATAGAGGATACCAAAAAGTTGCAATCAAAGATCTCTTCATCTTACTGATAAAGTCACTAATAAGCCAAAATATCTGTCAATGTCAACCGCAGCATGTCAGACCAGTTCTATCGCTACAAGATGCCCCGTCTGATTGCCAAGGTTGAGGGCAAAGGAAATGGAATCAAGACAGTTATAGTCAACATGGCTGACGTAGCCAAAGCACTTAATCCGCCTCCTACGTATCCCACCAAATATTTTGGTTGTGAGCTGGGAGCACAGACCCAGTTTGATGTTAAGAATGACTGTTACATCGTCAATGGATCTCATGAGGCGAATAAGCTGCAAGACATGTTAGAtggattcattaaaaaatttgttcTCTGTCCTGAGTGTGAGAATCCTGAAACAGATCTGCATGTCAATCCAGAGAAGCAAACAATAGGTAATTCTTGTAAAGCCTACGGCTATCAAGGCATGCTTGACACACATCATAAACTCTGCACATTCATTCTCAAAAACCCACCTGAGAATAGTGAAAGTGgtacaggaaagaaagaaaaggaaaagaaaaacagtaagggCAAGGACAAGGAAAATGGCACCGTGTCCAGCAGTgagacaccaccaccaccaccaccaccaccatcaaatgAAATCAATCcccctccacatgctgtggaagaagaggaggaggatgattGGGGGAGGATACAACAGAGGAAGCTCAAAGGCGCAGAATGGATGAAATCAGTGACCATGCAAGAGTTTTAACCCTCAGTGATGATTTGGAAAGGACTGTTGAAGAGCGTGtcaatatcttgtttgattttgttaagaaaaaggaagaagaaggtatTATTGACTCATCTGACAAAGAAATTGTAGCTGAAGCAGAAAGATTGGATGTAAAGGCCATGGGCCCTCTTGTTTTGACTGAAGTTCTTTTTAATGAGAAGATTAGAGGACAAATTAAGAAATACAGGCACCATTTCTTACAATTTtgccacaacaacaaaaaagcgcAACAGTATCTTCTTCATGATTTGGAGTGTGTGGTAGCAATGCATCAAGCTCAGCTCAGCTCCAAAATTCCACATATCTTGAAGGAGATGTATGACGCAGACCCTTTGGAAGAAGAAGTCATCATTAGCTGGTCGGAAAAGGCTTCTAAGAAACATGTCTCAAAAGAACATGCCAAAGAGATTCGTGTCAAAGCGGAACCATTTATAAGATGGTTGAAGGGAGCAGAGGAAGAATCTTCTGGtggtgaagatgatgatgaagatgagaaTATCGAGGTGGTGTATTCGAAGACTGCCAGCGTATCAAAAGTTGAAGCTGTGAAGTCTGACAACAAGGATGATGACATTGATATTGATGCCATTTAAAGGGGTGGGTGTAGCCCAGCTTAACTGTGTGATGCTGAGAATCTTTTTGCATCATCAGCCAGAAGTACAACATGTATGTGCAAAAGCTAAAATGGCTTAACATCATGCTACACTTTCTACTAAAAATGTATTGCTGTGAGTGTCTGTAATTAAACCCAACAAGACATCTAGGGAATCCATACACATCAGTGAGCAGGTGTAGTTTGTTTCTTTAtagcatgtttctttttgaaaaattagtgGTGGACACATTTGGATCACATTTATACAGttacaaaaataaagatttgattTTGGTCATTCTTCAGATTTGGGGCTCAAATGACTTAAGTTGAAATggctcctttaaaaaatgttgcaCTATCATTTAACTTGATAAGATTATTGGAGCCTGTTAGTATTGTTAGGTGCTGAGACTATAAAGAGGTCTTCAGCAGAATGTGAACTGTAAACTTATAATTATCTTAAGCCATTAAGAAATAGTACTTTGAAGTCTTAGATAATATGGTTCTTTGATGCCTTTTACATATTGGACATACAGCTTATGCATTTGAGGTTTTTGTTGCTATCTTGCCAAAATAAGTGTCAGTTGTGTCTTGATTTCTGCCCCCTCTCCCTCAAatgtctcattaaaaaaaaaaaaactaaactaaactaaaagcaTACTTCAAAGTCAGAGCCTGTATTTTGGTATAagacttgggttttgtttttctatttcacatTGAACATAGTTACCCAAGAAGTCTGTGACGATGGCAACTGAAAGTAAAAGCAGGTGACTGGGGCCTGACCCAGCCAGTCCtaggctttctttctctttgggcaTAATTCTTGTGTGTTCCTTGTCCAGTTTGCCAATCTAAACTCAGCTGATATCGAGGTTTCTGACTACATCTGAGAAATCATCTTTaaggtaaaaatataaaaggtataCTGAAAATCAAAAATACATGGAGTGAAGAACTTTGTTTGGAGCACTGGCttatgtctttcacctctttgtgATTCATCTCAGACTacagtgaaactttttttttttaagcttttttttttaactttatttatttatttatttattttttgtctttttgctatttctttgggccgctcccacggcatatggaggttcccatatgccgtaggttccctactccagagccacagcaacgtgggatccgagccatgtctgcaacctacaccacagctcacggcaacgccggatcgttaacccactgagcaagggcagggaccgaacccgcaacctcatggttcctagtcggattcgttaaccactgcgccacgacaggaactcctgaaactcttAATGTAAGTTTTTTTCACATTGAAATTTACAAACTGGTATGATAAAACTTTGTTAGCTTGGTATTTTAAGCAAATCCTTGCAATCTTAATGGAAAGGAACAAGCTGGTCTCCAGCTGTTCCCCCATCGCCATAAATTTGGATAAGATTGCAGGAGAGTCATATACTTAGAGGGAATGTGCTTTGTCACACCAAAGAGGTTTTTAAATTCACATCTCACCTaggttaaggtttttttttttgcaattatctGAAATTCTGTAGGGGACACCAATTGATCCAAGCCTGTTGTATTCAGCGTACCATGTCGATCTGATGAGGTCCTGTTATGGAGGggttccccccccttttttttcttttatttgaaggAAAACAAGTTCAGGGCTTCTAAACACTAAAGGGAAAACTTTGGCTTAGGTCAGTGTTTTGTCTAGTGCCAAAAATGGAATTCAAATCCGCATAGTGAGAAATTGATTCATAGcggctatcctttttttttttttctatttcttgggccgcccctgcggcatgtggaggtttcccaggctaggggtcgaatcggagccatagccaccggcctacgccagagtcacagcaacgtgagatccgagccgcgtctgcaacctacaccacagctcacggcaacgccggatcgttaacccactgagcaagggcagggaccgaacccgcaacctcacggttcctagtcggattcgttaaccactgcgccacgacgggaactccatagcggCTATCCTAATAGAGTAATCCTTCACTTTGCTCTATTCAACTGTCTTAAAATTTCCTGTTTCAAACAGCTATGTTACTCGattaaaacaatgttaaaatttttaaaaaaggacatcattGGAACAAGTGATAAAACTTGAATATGGACTGTTGATAATATTGTACCAATGATAAACTGCTTGATTTTGATTAATATGgaaaagtcagttgcatttctatacactaataacaaacagaaagagaaatcaagaaaacagtcccatttacaactacatcaaaaagaataacatgTCTAGGAATAAATTTTACTAAGGACATGAAAGACCTGtacccagaaaaaagaaaaaaaattgatgcagctaaagaagacacaaataaatggaaagatattccatgctcatggattagaaagATTAGTTAGAAAGATTAGATTGTTAAAGtatccatactactcaaagcaatctacagattcagtgcaatccatatcaaaatttaaatggtatttttcacagaaatagaacaaataatccccAAATTTGTGTGGACCCATTAAAGACCCCAAGccaaaagcaatcttgagaaagaacaaagctggaggcatcatgctgATTTCAAACTACATAATAAAGTATagaaatcaaaatagtatggtattggcataaaaacagacacacaaatcaatggaacagaatagtgaacccagaaataaacccacacatatattatcagttaatttacaacaaaggagccaagaacacaCAATACAATACGAAGGAGAATCTCTTCAATGAATGGTGTTGGTTAAACTggtcctcctggagttcccgttgtggcgcaggggttaacgaatccgactaggaaccatgaggttgcgggtttggtccctgcccttgctcagtgggttaacgatccggcgttgccgtgagctgtggtgtaggttgcagacgcggctcggatcctgcgttgctgtgtctctggcgtaggccggtggctatggctccgattcgacccctagcctgggaacctccatatgccgcaggggcggcccaagaaatagcaaaaagacaaaaaaaaaaaccaaaaaactggtCCTCCACtttacaccacacacaaaaaatcctctcaaaatggattaaaaacttgagGGTAAtacctgaagccataaaactctagaagaaaacataggccaaaagCCCCTTaatattggtcttggcaatgatttttttggacctgacaccaaaagcaaaggagtaacagcaaaaataagtgagactacatcaaactaaaaagcttccgcacagcaagggaaatcatcaacaaagtgaaaaggcaacccacagattgggagaaaatatttggaaatcacaTACCtggtaagggattaatatccaaaatatataaagaactgggCGTTCCctcagtggcacagtggaaatgaatctgctaggaaccatgaggttgcgggttcgatccctggcctccctcgctcagtgagttaaggatccagcgttgccatgagctgtggtgtaggtcgcagacacggcttggatctgatgttggtgtggcctggtgtaggccggcagctgtagctctgattcagcccctagcctgggaacctccatatgccgtgggtgtggccctaaaaaagacaaaagacaaaaaaaaatatatatatatatacatatatataaacaactaatacaactcaatagcaaaacaaacaatccGATGAAAATATAggtagaggatctgaatagacatttttccaaagaagacatacagatggccaacaggtacatgaaaatgtgctcccTGTCTGTCATCTTCAagggaaatacaaacaaaaatcacagtaagttatcacctcacacctattagaatgaatcttagcaaaaagacaagagataagaagcactggtgaggatgtggagaaaggggaactctgtgcactgttggtgggaatgtaaattggtgtaactgCTATATAAAATaaggaggctcctcaaaaaatagaattcttatatgatctagcaattccacttctgggttatttatctgaaggaaattaaaacactaaCTCAAGAagatgcatgggagttcccgtcgtggcacagtggttaacgaatccgactaggaaccatgaggttgagggttcgatccctgcccttgctcagtgggttaaggatccggcgttgctgtgagctgtggtgtaggtcacaaggtcgcagacgcggctcagatccagcgttgctgtggctctggcataggctggtggctacagctccgattagacccctagcctgggaacctccatatgccgtgggggagcagcccaagaaatggcgaaaagacaaaaaaaaaaaaaaagatacatgcaccaccatgtctattacagcattatttatagtagccaagtactcaccaatggatgaatggatgaagaaaatatagtgtatatacatatattaatatacacaatggaatattattcacccataataaagaaaaatcctaccatttgcaacatggatgggccttgaaggcattatgctcaatgaaatatgtcagagagagaaagacaaatacagtatgatctcacttatatttggaatttttaaaaagaacaaactcatggaaaaagaggtcagacttgtggttaccagaggtgggaggtggggagggttgTACTGGAGGAAAGTggtcaaaagataaaaatttctagttatgaaataaattaagtcctggggatgtaatatacagcatgttTGCTATAGTTAATACtactatattgtatatttgaaagttgctaagacagtAGATCACAAAAATTgtcatcataaaagaaaaaactgtgatGATCATAACTTACT
Proteins encoded:
- the LOC125133388 gene encoding LOW QUALITY PROTEIN: eukaryotic translation initiation factor 5-like (The sequence of the model RefSeq protein was modified relative to this genomic sequence to represent the inferred CDS: inserted 1 base in 1 codon) yields the protein MDTKISVNVNRSMSDQFYRYKMPRLIAKVEGKGNGIKTVIVNMADVAKALNPPPTYPTKYFGCELGAQTQFDVKNDCYIVNGSHEANKLQDMLDGFIKKFVLCPECENPETDLHVNPEKQTIGNSCKAYGYQGMLDTHHKLCTFILKNPPENSESGTGKKEKEKKNSKGKDKENGTVSSSETPPPPPPPPSNEINPPPHAVEEEEEDDXGEDTTEEAQRRRMDEISDHARVLTLSDDLERTVEERVNILFDFVKKKEEEGIIDSSDKEIVAEAERLDVKAMGPLVLTEVLFNEKIRGQIKKYRHHFLQFCHNNKKAQQYLLHDLECVVAMHQAQLSSKIPHILKEMYDADPLEEEVIISWSEKASKKHVSKEHAKEIRVKAEPFIRWLKGAEEESSGGEDDDEDENIEVVYSKTASVSKVEAVKSDNKDDDIDIDAI